tttctttctttctttctttctttctttctttctttctttctttcttttttttttttttttttaagattttatatattcatgagagacacagaaagagaggcagagacacaggcagagggagaagcaggctccatgcaggagcccaatgcctgactcgatcccgggactccaggatcacaccgtgagctaaaggcagatgctcagccactgagccacacaggtgtccctgtatATAGTTTTCAAAAACCTAAAATCTGGTGggaccttttcatttttttttaagatttatttatttattcatgatagacatagagagagagaggcagagacacaggaggagggagaagcaggctccatgccgggagcccgatgcgggactcgatcccaggactccaggatcgcgccctgggccaaaggcaggcgctaaaccgctgagccacccagggatcccctcatttttttttttaagattttatttattcatgagagacatagagggggaaaaacagagacagaggcagagggagaagcaggctccatgcagggagcctgatatgggactcgatcctgggttgccaggatcccaccctgggctgaaggcagcgccaaaccactgagccacctgggctgccctgctgggACCTTTTCAAAGTGAAGGTTGCAGAACTTGCCGCAGCCTAGACAGGGTttgaaaagacagaggaaggagcaggtgcGGGCGCAGGTATCTCTGAAATGGGCAGGTGTCCCTGGGACTGGGCAGGAGTGTGCCTCTTTCTCCAGGATGCAGTGACAGTGTCTGGATGTCCCACAACATGAGCCCGTAGCCAGTAAAGATGGATCAGATGGGGCGAGGTTGGGGTGCCTCCGGGCGCTATGTCCTGGCCCAGGTGAGGGGagagctgcctgcagccctgcGTCTGTATCTTCCAGGTCGTGTCCAAATACATTGAAAGTCCCGTCTTGTTCCTTCGAGAAGACGTGGGGCCGGTCAAGTTCGATGTCCGCTATGTCGTGCTTCTGCGGTCGGTGAAGCCCCTGACTCTGTTCGTGTATGACGTGTTCTGGCTGCGGTTCTCCAACCGGTAACCAGGGGACTGGCTGGGGGGCAGGCAACAGGGCCCCCCTTTATCTCGGGATCAGAGAGCCTTGCCCTGGAGCTCCTTCTCCAGCACGCACCCAGCAGGCGGCCCCACTGACTTGGGATCTGTGACCTGGTGGCAATTCTGGCCCTGCTGGCGTCCACCATGAGTGGGGACGTGAACAATGCTCATCACTGTCAAACGAGCATTAGCACCTGCGGACCTTGGTGACGTTGATCCTCCGTCAGGTGTCTTTTCAGTTAGCCAGTCGCTCACTCCAACCCAAGCTCTCTGGGGCCTCCCCTCACACCAATGTGGGGAGTGACGCCCGATGGGGTCCCTGTGGGGACACGGCCGTGCTCAGGACCCTCCCATGTCTGTGCGCTTCTCCTGTAGGCCCTTCGCACTTGATGACCTGGACGACTATGAGAAACATTTCACTGTCATGAACTATGACCCAGAAGTGGTGCTGAAGCAGGTAAGGACCAGGCAGGGCCCGGGGAGCAGGTTCGTTTGGAGGCAGGTGCAGACCCGGTCCTCACACCTATCGGCTTGTCTCCTGGGCAGGCAGTGTAGACCATCAGGAGCTGCCATCTGGTACCTGTGCTAGTCTCAGAACAGCAGCCCCGCAGCTCTGAGAGGCACACGCTCTGTGTGCCTGCGGCCTCCCCAGGTCCTAGGACAAGTCAGAGCCGGGTAGGGGGCAGGCCTCAGCTAGAGGCACGGAGCTTTCCGTTCAGTGCTCACCGGAGCACAAGgacaggtgggggtggaggcatACGGTGCATGTCCTGGCCCCCCCGTGACAGGCTGCCGCTGCTGGCCCATGACCCTGCCTGGATCCCGGGCACCTTGGGCAGAGGGCATCAGACCCCTGCTGGCCAGCAGTGCACGTGGACCAGTAGGCTTAGCCtgggccgaggccgaggccgaggccgaggccgcctctgggtggaggagggaggaaggagaaataggctccctcaCGCCTCCTCCCTAAAGTCCTCCCTGGCCTGTTGGCTGTTTCAGGCCAACGGGAAGTCAGGCACAcacacccatcccctcaccctccctGCTCACCCCAAGGCCTGCAGGTggcctctccccagcctcccccacgGCGGCCACTCTGCCTCTCCAGGCGTGTTCTGATTCTTTTCAGTATGAGGACATCCCAAAACTCTGCAGATGATGGTgttgcatgtatatatatgtttttgtgtaAATGCTCTCATATGGAGCAGATCCCTCTATGGCTTTTTTTGCTGAGCCTCATGTATGTAGATTCGTCATTATTGCTAACTGTGGCTGGAGGCATCCCTGCCCTGGGATATTCTTGTCATTCACCTGGTAATAGGCACACAGGTCATTTTTGGTTTTCACCATTAATAGATGTGCTTCATTGAACCCTCGCTGTGCCCGTCCTcaggcggggaggggtggggggctgtgccCACACGCAGCTGTTGCTTCTTGTCCTGGGCTGTGTTGGAGGCCAGTCCCGAGGACCCAGCGGGGCCCGGGATGTGGTTGGAAGATGTCTCTGAGAGAACTGAGTGCTTTCCCTCTGTACTCTGAGTGCAGCACCCCAAGGGTCACGTTTCCCCTGAAGCTCCTGTGTGTGGGGACGCCTGTCCCACAGCATGTGAACATTGGGCTTCCTAGGGAGCCCATGCTGGCTCGGCCTTTCAGGAAGAAACCCGAGCTTGCTGCCAGCTGGCACAGGTGTGTTTGGATGAAGTCTTGGCCCGAGGAGACCTTGCCATCCTCAGGCACTTTGCGCTGGTGCTGAGCGGTGAgctcaggcccaggccctgcAGTTACGGTCCAGGCTCTGCCTCCAGCACGCTGTTCTGAGACCAGCGTGGTGCTGTGTCCGCCGGGCCTTGCAGCCTGCTGACCCCTCAGCATTAAGTACTCGAGCCACAGTAGCCCTGCACAGAAGCGCTGGGCAGGGAGCGTCGTCCCAGTTCAAGGATGATGACACTGAGGCTCTGACAAGTAAATCCACTTGTCCTGAGTCACATAGTAAGATCCAGAGCTCAGACTCCGTCTCTCGTCTCCCATTTGTGCCCGTGATGGGGGTGCTGGATAGGCCATGGGCACCCTGAGGCTCCACATTAAGGCCAGGCTGGCTTTCCTGCTCCCTGGCCAGATGAGGCCTGGGCAGAGTTTGACAGGCCGTGTGTCTGTCCTAGGTACACTATGATGAGTTCATCCCTGAGTTTGAGAAGCAGTACCCAGAATTCCCCTGGAAGAGCGTCCAGGTGAGTGCTGAGCCAACTGCGGAGCTGGGGCTTCCCTCCTGGGCTGGCACTGGGCGGGTGGGGGTCTTGGCTGCCTCAGGATGATTCTGCTCGTCCCCCTGAGGCTGGCTGCAGTCCTCCCACGCTGGGCCTTGGGAGGTGTTGTGGAGGGGACTCGGAGCACTGTTAGAACAGCCAGGTGGCAATAGGCCCCACCTGTCCCAGAAGTTGCAAACCTGAGGGGACAGCAGGGCCACAGCTGGAAACCCAGGCTGGCCTCCGCGTCCTGGAGTGAGTGCCTCAGGTGCTGCTCTGGACCCCTTCATGCAGGGGGAGCTGGGGGCCCCCGAGCCAGGACCCAGGCAGCTCAGCAGTAGTCTGAcgccaggagggagaggcaggtgtcAGACGCTCTGGGGGCTGGTCCCAGCCTCAGCCGTGCGACCCCTGACCCTGCCTACTCCATCCCCAGGGTGAGATCTTCCAGGCCTTCACGGAGCTGTTCCAAGTGGCCTGTGCCAAGCCACCTCCCCTGGGCCTCTGCGACTATCCCTCATCCCGCGCTGTGTACGCTGTCGACCTCATGCTCAAGTGGGACAACCGGCCAGATGGTGAGGGGGCTCCCCCGCCCTGTAATCCAATCCACGCCCCCCTCCACCTGCCCAAAGCCGATCATCCAGCCCTGGCAgtgccagccccgcccccaggggaCAGAGAGGCTTCTCCACTTCCTTCCCCTGGTCAGGGCTGCATAGATTATCCTTTGAGCAAATTCACCAGGGGATCTGGTCTGGGACGCACACCGTTAGGGGCAGCGACCTCCAGGGAAGGGCAGCGGCTGCGGCCGTGTCAAGACAGAGCTCAGGAGGGAAAGGACCGGCCCCATGCCCTGGCCAGGCGCCCGGGGCCCAGCCCACCCCTACGGCCTGCTTCCTGTCCACCCGACTTAGCACccgggacgggggtgggggtgggggtgactccCGGGCCCTGAGctcagcccctccaccccctgggCCCCTCCCGGGAGTAAGATGCCCTGTGCTCTTGTGCCATCAGGGAAGCGAGTGATGCAGCCCCAGATCCTGGAAGTAAACTTCAACCCGGACTGTGAACGGGCCTGCAGGTACCACCCAAGCTTCTTCAATGACGTCTTCAGCACCCTGTACCTGGATGAGCCCGGCCCCTGCCACGTCACCCGCCTAGTCTAGGTGCTTGTGGCTCTGCTGGGGCCGCCCGGCCATTCCAGCCTCAGCTCCCGGAGCTGCTTCTGCAgagccccctcctctcctccctcaggCGCAGCCTCACCCCGGAGCTGTCATCCCGGCTCCACCTCTGGGAGCTCAGGGTCCTCAGGGTCCTCCCCTCCCAAGGTCAGCAGCAGGGCCAGTCACCGTGTCCCCGGGGCTGAGCGCCAGGCCCTGCCCCTCACCATCTTCTGTGCTCAGTGAAGGGCTTTTCCAGAGAGTCTGATTCCTAGGCTGCTGCACGTTCTGGGGTGTTGGTGGGAGATGGGCTCTGGGGAGCACAACAAGTTTCCCCAGCAACACCCCATACATGAACAGGGACCAGACAGGCTGCTTCTCCAGAGTGCTGCTCGTGACTCCCatggggcagggggttggggtcccaccctgcacccccagaACATCTGGGAGCCCCCTCTCCCAGACCCAGCCACCTTGTTCCCAATCTCGACCAAAACCTTTACCAGCAAGCTTCCCGTGGAGTTTCCAGGTCAGGAAGCCTGTGGCCTTTGGCTGCTGTCGCCTTAGCATTCGGCAAAGCAGGCCACCCTCCTGCCTCGGTGGCCCCAGCAGCCCCGGCCACCCACCGGGCACGGAAGTATCCCCACACACACCTGATGTCCCCTGGGGCCTTGGTGATGCGTGTGGGGGGCCAAGCGCCAGGCAGCGCACAGCTGAGGAAGAGACGATTCCAGGGAAAACTTGACGTTACAGGCAGAGGCCACCTTCCACGAGAGTCTAGAGTCAAATGTTGGGttcttgttaatttttcatttatggaaggaaaatataaaaattatttctgtaacttTGTTTCTGAAATGTGGAGTCAGATGCCAGTGCGTTTTGTGTAGCCACAGGGTACCTGAGCCCAGGTAACAGGCCAGGTTGCCTCCCGTGGGGGGAGCTGCCTGCAGACGGAAGGCCCTTCCTCCGTCctggagcaggggcagcaggtgTGTCTGTCGGGGCCCTCTCCCTGGTTCACAGGTGGCCGTCCTCGTGTGGGAAGGGGCCCGGGAGCTTTGTGGGGTGTCCTGTAAGGGCACTGACCCCCTCGAGAGGGCTCCAGCCTTGTGACCTGAGCCTCCCGAAGGCCCAGCGGGGCCTGTGACCATCACATTGCGGGTAGGATTCAAGCTAGGGATTTGGGGAAACACTCTGGCCACAGCAGGTTCCTAACCCAAAGCTGGAGTCCCCGGCACTGGTTCCATTCCAGAGCAGAAGGCAGCGGCACAGATGTGCGTGAGCGAGGCCCGCTCAGCATCGCGAGCAATGCCCAGGAGCCTTGGCCTCAGGAAGCCCTGACTGGCCCAGCACGCACTGCACTTCGGGGGCCTCAGGGAATGCGATTCTGGTTTGCTCACCCTGAGGATGGGGGTGATGAGGGGCGCCCCCTGGTGGTGACGGAGCTGAGAAACGGGCTGAAGCCCCACAACCTGCGGACGGGGCTTCCCCTGCAAGGCACGTCCTGTGCCCCTGGACGGTTCCCACTCCAGCGTATTCATCTGGAGCTGATGGTCCTGCTCATCCCCAGTTCAAACCCAATTAGTCAGGATTCTCGGAGCAGGAATGGCTGGAATCAGAAGACCACATGATCCCGgctttccttatttataaacatCCTTTTCCCCAATTCTAGATGTCCTTGGACCTCTGCGAGTGGACATCAGATGCCCTCCAAGAAGGGCATCAAGCAGGGCCCCCACCATCTCTGAAGACCAGGCCACTTGCAGTGGTGATAGTTCTTATctgagagcacaggagcagggggaggaagggcatagggagaggaaaaggcaggttcctgctgagtggagagcctgcttgggacttgatcccaggactccaggatcatgacctgagccaaaggcagacgcccaacagcGAACCACCCCGGCCCCCCTGTGTTGAGAATTCATCAAAACACAGAATTTGTATGAGTCGGACATCTGGAGTCGGCCAGGGAGTCACAGCCACAGTATTAATTGTACCAAAGTTctccagaaacaaacaaacccaaaaggtAAAGCTTGAGCTGCAGATGGTGAAGTTTATTAAGATGCTctgtgatggggatccctgggtggtgcagtggtttggcgcctgactttggcccagggcgcgatcctggagacccgggattgaatcccacatcgggctcccagtgcatggagcctgcttctccttctgcctgtgtctctgcctctctctctctctctgactatcataaataaataaataaataaataaataaataaataaataaataaataataaatagatgctCTGTGATGATCCCCTGGGCATGGTGGCTCCTTCCTGGAGGCACCAATGTAGTAGAACCTCTTAGTTCCGGAGTCCACAGTGGCTGATGACCATGTTATGGAGAATCGGCACGCTGGTGAGTCACGCTGCCACCCTGCTGTGACCTCGTCTTATTTACCTTATGGCCAATCAGCTACAGAGGGAGGCAAATGCCCAGAGTTAAGAAgattccaggcagcctgggtggctcagcggtttagcgtcgccttcagcccagggcgtgatcctggagacccgggatcgagtcccacgtcgggctccctgcatggagcctgcttctccctctgcctgtgtctctgcctctctctctctctctctctctctctctctctctctctctctgtctctcatgaataaataaatttaaaaaaaaaaaaaaagaaagattccaaTGGCACAAAGTAGCTCCAGGAAAGAGCAAAGACCAGAAACATGGGACATCCGCGAGATATGTCCAAATCCGCGAGATTTTCCTATTAAACCAACATGGACATTGTCAGGAGCCTCACGTTCCTAGTGGATGACAAAGCTCAGAAAAGGAGAGAACGCCGTCTACTTATGAAGAACGGGAGAGTAACAAGGAGGCCGGCAAACAACGGCAAAGTACACCTGCCACTCCATCTTTCCAGCCATTCCTGTGGCCAGGAGGAAGTATGTGGGATGTTGCTAGAGATGAACAAATCCACAAGCAAATGGAACAGACAGAAGCAGCCAGCCCACCTGAGCATCATGGAAAAGATTCCAGAAGTCTCAGCAGGCGCACTTAAGTGCCAAGGACGCCAAGTGCTAAGGACACAACGTACTGAGTGTAGCACGTTGGGCGGGCACACAGGGACCTGTGATGACACTTCAAGGGCCCCCTACCATCTTGGAGAACctcagaaatgattaaaaataaaaaaagatgctcaGAGTCCCCCTCGGATGCCTCTGCTCTGATGAGCATGAGGAACGGCACGAGGAGCCGGCTGAGGCGGTGAAGCTGCCGGGTTCCCGCGGAGCGTGGCCTGccggaggggagagggcaggcagCCAGGGGACAGCCCCTGGGACAGAGTCGGCTGTCCCTCCCCGAGCTTTCCCAGCATCGTACCGTGGGTCCCGTCTGGATGCGAGGACGAGCAGGGGGGGACACGGGCAGCAAAACATCAGACCTGCTGAAACAAGTGAGCGAAACACAAAAGTTTTGCCAACGTGAGTGATCAGTGACCAAAAACCAAACAAGCGACAAAAGGCGCAGCAGGTCCCAGCGCCCCGGTGCTGAGCACACAGTACGGGGGAGCTCGGGGCTGCGGCTGAGGTGTcgccccagggggagcctgcccAGCGGCTGCCTGCAGAAGACCCAGAGAGCCCACCCCAAAGCCGGGGGACACCTCCAAACCTGGACCAGTGAGGGGCTGTGGTGGCCAGGGCTGGGACACCCACCTTCTGGCCTCTGACCTGCCCATCTGGTGTCCCTGGTGGAGTGAGGCTGGCACGCGGGGGGCAGGTCGGTGGGGAGCCCAGCTCTGGGCCAGCGCCATCCCAGCCGGGGCAGCTGAGGGCCTGGAGGCGCTCCCCACCGCTTCCTgggggcccagagggggaacGGGACCCAGGCCTGGGCCTGCTGCGCGCCAGTCCGGCAGCAGCACAGTCACAGGCTCGGGCCGGGCGGTGGCCTCACCTCCTGGGGTCTTGGGAGGGACCCGTACTGTGGGGAGCGCTGACCTGGTCCAGCCTCCTCTGCACGATGTGGCCCAGACAGACCCAGCAGTAGGatgagccccccccccgccggccccccaGCCAGGGACCCACCCAAGTAAAAAGGCCACTGCCAGGAGGTTAGAAACTTTATTTGCTGCTAACATTCCGTGTTCCGAGAGTGAGAGCGAGCTTGGAGCGGGGCAGAAGGCGCAGGACGCTGTTCCCGGGTCGGGGCTCGGCCTGGGGGCACTTCTGAAGCTGCGGTGACCCCGGGCTGAGACCCCACAGACCTGCAGGCCTCGCGGCCACGGGAGCACAAGGGTCACCACCACGGGCAGCACCTGCCCGGCAGCAGCTGTGGTCCTCAGAGGGCCGGGCTCTCAGTCTGTGAGCCGACGGCCACCACGCCAGCCCTGGTTGTCCCGCCAGACACAGTAGTTGAGTGCGGCCGCGAAGGCCAGCCAGGCCAGGTACGGGTACAGCAGGCGGGCGGCCGGAGGGCTCACCCTGTGCCAGGCCACGGCCGTGGCTCCTGCCAGCCCACCCGTCAGCAGGAGGTCCACCAGGGCCTGCGGGGACACAGGGGCGGGGAGGACGGGGAGGCCTGAGGCTCGCTGTACTCACCGGACGTGTGTCCCAGCTGGCCAGTCACGGGATCACTCATGGGAACGCTCCTTTCCACCCCCAGGTGACCCAGCCAAACCCCTCCCCCGtctgctgcctcagtttcccatctgtaaaatgggaacaatcaCCCCTGCCCGATCCACGCAGTGTGAGGGATGCACAGCACCAGGCATGTTTTCCTATACGATGGCCCCTCAGCCAAGCCAGCAAGTCCCTCTGCTGCCATCAGAACCCTGCAATGCTTCCTTCCCCGGAGGAGAAGCAGCTGGGAGATCCCCAGGAGGCCGCTGGTCCCCTAAAAGCTTCTGAGAGATGACCATGAGCCatgtgccctccccgcccccatcttTAGACCCTCATCCCATCTGGGATGTGATGCCCTAGGTCCCCAAAGAAAGGCCACTCCTCCAGGGACCAAGAAGACCAGCCAAGGCCACACTTACCCAACCCATTTGTCGGGTGCCAAAGAAGAGGGGAGGCCAAGCCCAGTTCAAGGCCAGCTGCCCAGCATAGAGTCCCAGGGGAACCACGGCCTCCTCCGAGAAGCCCCCCAGCTCTTTCCAGACCATGTAGGAGCCATACCTGAAACAGAGGCCACCGGTCAGGACAGCAGCAGGGAAGGGACCAAAAGCCTCTCTGCAGGGCAGGGACGACACAGTGGTGGCTCGGGCACGCTCTGCCACTGACTGTTGCCTGACCTCAGGGAAGTTGCCTGACTTCTCTGGGCCTTCGTTTCTCACAGGATGGCTGTAGGGATTTAACACACTGGCCGTGCCTAggtcagtgcctggcacatgagaCACTTAACGAGTATCTGCCATCATCCTCATGAGGGTCTGAAGAAAGAAGCCCATGTGTGTGGCCACATCACCCTGAACGTGACCGATCTCGCCAGAAGAGGAAAGCACATGCGCCTTGTGGGTGGGAAAGAGGCCCCTAACCTAGCCAGAGGCGCTGCACAGAGCACAGGACCTTAGTGGGCGAGTAGGAGTTTTCtaggagaagaaaacaagcaTATGCAAACGCTTACCCACGCGCTCCGGCTCTTTCCTAGTGCTAACTCATCTCATCCTGATGGTAATTCGCGGAGGTGGGCAGtattatcacccccattttacaggtggggaggccgaggcccagagaggccaagtGACTAAGATCTCTTGGCAGGCAACCAGTAGGtaaaggcaggatttgaacccaggtggcCGGGGCCAGGGCCCGAGCTCTTTACTCCATGAGAAATTTGACCTTCTCGGGGTCACAGGGCGTGTGCTTTGTCAGGATCTCACGGGtggaggaagggagtggggaggcCTGGAGGCTGAAGCAAGGGGAGGCCAGGATGGGGAGGAGAAGGCAAGAGAAGCGCCGGAGCCTGACAGGGCAGGGCCGGGACTGGCTGGGGGTGGTGCCCACGCGACACCCAGGTTGCAGGGACTTATTCCCCTCAGAACCCggggggcagggatccctgggtggcgcagcggtttggcgcctgcctttggcccagggcgcgatcctggagacccgggatcgaatcccacgtcgggctcccggtgcatggagcctgcttctccctctgcctgtgtctctgtctctctctgtgtgtgactatcataaataaaaaataaaaataaaaataaaagaacccgGGGGGCATCCAGCCTGGCTTCTGCTACCTGCACCCTGGGCACCTGGCATCTGCAGCCCCGCCCTGCACTGGGCTGGTATAGACTCAAGATGCAGGGAACATTCCAGAAGGCGGGCAGGGAGCCGGCCTCCTCCGCGGGATGCAGTTCCCACTGGAGGCACCAGGGGGTGCCCTCCCCCGGCTGGCGCTTCCCTTCCTCTGGGGCAATTCAGGGGTGTGTGTCCTCACCGgtttcctgcaggaagccccgtGCCCGGCCCGTGGTTTTGAAAATTAACCCCGTCGCGGCCAGCGAGGAGCAGTGCTCGACCAGTGGCAGCTGCGAGACTTGTTACTGTTGCTGCCACTCGGCCTTGGAAGGGGCCCAGGCCTGGACCTGGCGCACGGAGCCAGCCTCCCCCTGGGGTTGCGAAAACAGCCAGGGTGCCAGCTTGAGACCGTGCCACTGGCCCGCCCCTCCCAGGAGGCCTTGGGGGGAAAGTTCGGGCAAGGAAACAGAGCCTGCTCCCCGCGGAGAGCACGCGGGGgagccctgcccctgggcctccgGGGGAGGATGGCCCGGCCCACCTACCCCATGGCCGAGTACAGGGTGCCCCAGATGGGGCCCAGCGTCCAGCGCGGCGGGTGCC
The Canis lupus dingo isolate Sandy chromosome 10, ASM325472v2, whole genome shotgun sequence genome window above contains:
- the TSPO gene encoding translocator protein, which encodes MAPPWVPAVGFTLVPSLGGFLGSYYVRGEGLRWYASLQKPSWHPPRWTLGPIWGTLYSAMGYGSYMVWKELGGFSEEAVVPLGLYAGQLALNWAWPPLFFGTRQMGWALVDLLLTGGLAGATAVAWHRVSPPAARLLYPYLAWLAFAAALNYCVWRDNQGWRGGRRLTD